From one Thermodesulfobacteriota bacterium genomic stretch:
- a CDS encoding TetR/AcrR family transcriptional regulator yields the protein EIARASGVADGTIYLYFQNKDDLLISLFEEKMDEIVSGVKTRIQAGENALEKLKIFIENHMTLLESEGGLIEVIQVELRQSSKFLKDYTPVKFFEYLDVLSGIIEEGVAAGLFRADMNVGVARRVVFGAMDELSRTYILSKRQKFQPSVTSAEVFRILSEGMLVQRSTD from the coding sequence GAGATCGCCCGGGCCTCCGGCGTGGCGGACGGGACCATCTACCTGTATTTCCAGAACAAGGACGACCTGCTGATCTCCCTTTTCGAAGAGAAGATGGACGAGATCGTGTCCGGCGTGAAGACGCGGATCCAGGCCGGCGAAAATGCCCTGGAAAAGCTGAAGATCTTCATAGAGAACCACATGACCCTCCTCGAGAGCGAGGGGGGGCTCATCGAGGTGATCCAGGTGGAGCTGCGGCAGAGCAGCAAGTTCCTGAAGGATTACACGCCGGTGAAATTCTTCGAATACCTGGACGTCCTGTCGGGGATCATCGAAGAGGGGGTGGCCGCCGGGCTCTTCCGCGCGGACATGAACGTCGGCGTCGCGCGCCGCGTCGTCTTCGGGGCGATGGACGAGCTGTCCCGGACTTACATCCTCTCGAAGCGGCAGAAGTTCCAGCCGTCCGTCACGTCGGCCGAAGTGTTCCGCATCCTGTCGGAAGGGATGCTCGTCCAGCGATCGACGGACTGA